A genome region from Magnolia sinica isolate HGM2019 chromosome 8, MsV1, whole genome shotgun sequence includes the following:
- the LOC131252884 gene encoding factor of DNA methylation 1-like isoform X1, with protein MDHSSGEDSEISDSEIDGYKIKLYDQLKTGKPKVKYSDVFFRCPFCMGKRKQDFHYKDLLQHATGVGASNRKAKEKASHLALSEYLRKDLADAAGPQIPNVAPEPPAKRSKLDNDDQFVWPWMGIVVNLPTEWNGKQYVGESANMVKSQLSKFHPVKVHPLWNIRGHTGNAIVDFKKDWSGFKDAMAFEICFEADHYGKKDWNDRKHRRSDIYGWVARADDYKSGCPIGDHLRKSGDLKTVSDIQKAEARKNVKLVENLANQIDVKNRHLKELECKYSETSLSLNRMIEERDKLHQTYNEEMRKMQEAAHMHSRRILEETEMLKLELESKRKKLEKRRRELDKRNSQNDIERRKLENEKKKNDMNNSSLQMATLEQKRADKNVLRLVEDQKREKEAALSKILYLEKQLDAKQALELEIEQMKGKLQVMRHMGDDDSNQKKVEEMSEELKEKEEEMEGLEQLNQALIVKERRSNDELQEARKELITGLSDMLSGRTLIGIKRMGELDGKPFFAACKKKFPVEEAGVKSMELCSLWEDHLKNPEWHPFKNIIVGEKVEEIIKEDDEKLSGLKNEWGDEVCEAVTTALLEINEYNPSGRYVVPELWSFKEGRKATLKEVVQYVLKQWKIHKRKTK; from the exons ATGGATCACAGTTCAGGGGAGGATTCAGAAATAAGTGACTCTGAGATAGACGGCTACAAAATCAAATTATATGACCAATTGAAGACAGGGAAGCCTAAAGTAAAATATTCAGATGTCTTTTTTAGATGCCCTTTCTGCATGGGGAAAAGGAAACAAGATTTCCATTACAAGGACCTCCTTCAACATGCCACAGGGGTGGGGGCATCCAACAGGAAGGCGAAAGAGAAGGCAAGCCACCTAGCCTTGTCGGAATACTTGAGGAAGGACCTTGCTGATGCAGCTGGTCCACAAATACCTAATGTTGCACCAGAACCTCCTGCCAAGCGGTCCAAGCTGGATAATGATGACCAATTTGTTTGGCCTTGGATGGGAATAGTTGTCAACCTTCCAACAGAGTGGAACGGTAAGCAGTACGTTGGGGAAAGCGCAAATATGGTTAAAAGTCAGTTGTCGAAATTCCATCCCGTGAAGGTTCATCCATTATGGAACATCCGAGGTCATACGGGTAATGCTATAGTGGACTTCAAAAAGGACTGGAGTGGGTTTAAGGATGCGATGGCGTTTGAGATTTGTTTTGAAGCTGATCATTATGGTAAAAAGGACTGGAATGACCGGAAGCACCGTAGATCAGACATCTATGGGTGGGTTGCACGCGCTGATGATTACAAATCAGGGTGTCCTATAGGGGATCATTTACGTAAAAGTGGAGATTTGAAAACGGTCTCTGATATCCAGAAAGCTGAAGCGCGTAAAAACGTGAAACTTGTGGAAAATCTAGCCAACCAAATTGATGTAAAGAATAGGCACCTCAAAGAACTGGAATGCAAGTATAGTGAGACCAGTTTATCTCTAAACAGGATGATAGAAGAGAGAGATAAGTTACATCAAACCTACAATGAAG AAATGAGAAAGATGCAGGAAGCTGCACACATGCATTCTCGTAGGATTTTGGAGGAGACTGAAATGCTCAAGCTTGAGTTGGAAAGTAAGAGGAAAAAACTTGAGAAGCGACGCAGAGAATTGGATAAGCGCAATTCACAGAATGATATTGAAAGAAGGAAActtgaaaatgagaagaaaaag aatgatatgaataatagTTCTCTTCAAATGGCAACTTTGGAGCAGAAAAGAGCTGACAAGAATGTTTTAAGGCTCGTGGAAGATCAAAAG AGGGAAAAAGAGGCTGCTCTTAGCAAAATACTTTACTTAGAAAAGCAACTGGATGCCAAACAAGCATTGGAATTGGAAATCGAGCAAATGAAAGGGAAGTTACAAGTGATGAGGCATATGGGAGATGATGATTCAAATCAGAAGAAGGTGGAAGAAATGAGCGAAGAActtaaagagaaagaagaagaaatggaaggCTTGGAACAGTTGAATCAAGCACTTATAGTCAAAGAGCGCAGGAGCAATGATGAGCTACAAGAAGCTCGTAAAGAGTTAATTACT GGTTTGAGTGACATGTTGAGTGGCCGTACATTAATTGGCATTAAGAGAATGGGAGAACTAGATGGAAAACCTTTTTTTGCAGCTTGCAAGAAAAAATTTCCAGTAGAAGAAGCAGGAGTCAAATCAATGGAGTTATGCTCCTTGTGGGAAGATCATTTAAAAAACCCAGAATGGCATCCTTTCAAAAACATCATTGTTGGAGAGAAAGTTGAG GAAATAATAAAAGAGGATGACGAAAAGTTATCGGGGCTAAAGAATGAATGGGGTGATGAGGTGTGCGAGGCCGTAACCACAGCCTTGCTTGAGATAAACGAGTACAACCCTAGCGGTAGGTATGTAGTACCAGAGCTCTGGAGTTTCAAAGAAGGAAGAAAGGCTACACTAAAGGAGGTTGTGCAATATGTATTGAAGCAATGGAAGATCCATAAGCGCAAGACAAAGTGA
- the LOC131252884 gene encoding factor of DNA methylation 1-like isoform X2, with the protein MDHSSGEDSEISDSEIDGYKIKLYDQLKTGKPKVKYSDVFFRCPFCMGKRKQDFHYKDLLQHATGVGASNRKAKEKASHLALSEYLRKDLADAAGPQIPNVAPEPPAKRSKLDNDDQFVWPWMGIVVNLPTEWNGKQYVGESANMVKSQLSKFHPVKVHPLWNIRGHTGNAIVDFKKDWSGFKDAMAFEICFEADHYGKKDWNDRKHRRSDIYGWVARADDYKSGCPIGDHLRKSGDLKTVSDIQKAEARKNVKLVENLANQIDVKNRHLKELECKYSETSLSLNRMIEERDKLHQTYNEEMRKMQEAAHMHSRRILEETEMLKLELESKRKKLEKRRRELDKRNSQNDIERRKLENEKKKNDMNNSSLQMATLEQKRADKNVLRLVEDQKREKEAALSKILYLEKQLDAKQALELEIEQMKGKLQVMRHMGDDDSNQKKVEEMSEELKEKEEEMEGLEQLNQALIVKERRSNDELQEARKELITGLSDMLSGRTLIGIKRMGELDGKPFFAACKKKFPVEEAGVKSMELCSLWEDHLKNPEWHPFKNIIVGEKVERVGAGNNKRG; encoded by the exons ATGGATCACAGTTCAGGGGAGGATTCAGAAATAAGTGACTCTGAGATAGACGGCTACAAAATCAAATTATATGACCAATTGAAGACAGGGAAGCCTAAAGTAAAATATTCAGATGTCTTTTTTAGATGCCCTTTCTGCATGGGGAAAAGGAAACAAGATTTCCATTACAAGGACCTCCTTCAACATGCCACAGGGGTGGGGGCATCCAACAGGAAGGCGAAAGAGAAGGCAAGCCACCTAGCCTTGTCGGAATACTTGAGGAAGGACCTTGCTGATGCAGCTGGTCCACAAATACCTAATGTTGCACCAGAACCTCCTGCCAAGCGGTCCAAGCTGGATAATGATGACCAATTTGTTTGGCCTTGGATGGGAATAGTTGTCAACCTTCCAACAGAGTGGAACGGTAAGCAGTACGTTGGGGAAAGCGCAAATATGGTTAAAAGTCAGTTGTCGAAATTCCATCCCGTGAAGGTTCATCCATTATGGAACATCCGAGGTCATACGGGTAATGCTATAGTGGACTTCAAAAAGGACTGGAGTGGGTTTAAGGATGCGATGGCGTTTGAGATTTGTTTTGAAGCTGATCATTATGGTAAAAAGGACTGGAATGACCGGAAGCACCGTAGATCAGACATCTATGGGTGGGTTGCACGCGCTGATGATTACAAATCAGGGTGTCCTATAGGGGATCATTTACGTAAAAGTGGAGATTTGAAAACGGTCTCTGATATCCAGAAAGCTGAAGCGCGTAAAAACGTGAAACTTGTGGAAAATCTAGCCAACCAAATTGATGTAAAGAATAGGCACCTCAAAGAACTGGAATGCAAGTATAGTGAGACCAGTTTATCTCTAAACAGGATGATAGAAGAGAGAGATAAGTTACATCAAACCTACAATGAAG AAATGAGAAAGATGCAGGAAGCTGCACACATGCATTCTCGTAGGATTTTGGAGGAGACTGAAATGCTCAAGCTTGAGTTGGAAAGTAAGAGGAAAAAACTTGAGAAGCGACGCAGAGAATTGGATAAGCGCAATTCACAGAATGATATTGAAAGAAGGAAActtgaaaatgagaagaaaaag aatgatatgaataatagTTCTCTTCAAATGGCAACTTTGGAGCAGAAAAGAGCTGACAAGAATGTTTTAAGGCTCGTGGAAGATCAAAAG AGGGAAAAAGAGGCTGCTCTTAGCAAAATACTTTACTTAGAAAAGCAACTGGATGCCAAACAAGCATTGGAATTGGAAATCGAGCAAATGAAAGGGAAGTTACAAGTGATGAGGCATATGGGAGATGATGATTCAAATCAGAAGAAGGTGGAAGAAATGAGCGAAGAActtaaagagaaagaagaagaaatggaaggCTTGGAACAGTTGAATCAAGCACTTATAGTCAAAGAGCGCAGGAGCAATGATGAGCTACAAGAAGCTCGTAAAGAGTTAATTACT GGTTTGAGTGACATGTTGAGTGGCCGTACATTAATTGGCATTAAGAGAATGGGAGAACTAGATGGAAAACCTTTTTTTGCAGCTTGCAAGAAAAAATTTCCAGTAGAAGAAGCAGGAGTCAAATCAATGGAGTTATGCTCCTTGTGGGAAGATCATTTAAAAAACCCAGAATGGCATCCTTTCAAAAACATCATTGTTGGAGAGAAAGTTGAG AGGGTCGGTGCAGGAAATAATAAAAGAGGATGA